From one [Ruminococcus] lactaris ATCC 29176 genomic stretch:
- a CDS encoding D-alanyl-D-alanine carboxypeptidase family protein: protein MINIKRYGTLCLSAILAAAFVLTPAVKIFAEEGDTAADRETQRQTCYAEPTDSNGLTNWPQGPAVYADSAIVMDMNSGAILYGKQIDKPHYPASITKLLTTLVALDHAKLTDKVEFSQDSISFLQYGDAHIGMRAGEELTLEDSLYAVLLASANEVSYAVAESVGKQMGGDYNTFIEAMNEESDALGCTGSHWTNANGLHDEQHYTTAHDMALIGAAVYQKEAFRTIAQSLTHQIPPTNLVNEVRTVNQKHKMLWPQNANYYEYCKGGKTGYTDQARTTLVTMADNGELQLVAVVLYDFGSDAYTDTRAIFDYGFNNFSKVMLKDLEKADGVRSYKDEENAYVVLPPNVKFSDLKAEVKAKDGSVNEGTVTYTYEGQIVGKADVTLDNKKSVEKPTITKGTEKTGTTTDRKEKESRPVVLIAVVAVVLVLVTGAVAWIKYKQAKSRRHRRKRHRRKTSQKKKKP from the coding sequence ATGATAAATATAAAAAGATATGGCACGCTCTGTCTGTCCGCAATACTGGCAGCAGCGTTTGTTCTGACCCCGGCAGTAAAGATATTTGCTGAGGAGGGGGATACAGCGGCGGATCGTGAAACCCAGCGGCAGACTTGCTATGCAGAGCCGACGGATTCAAATGGACTGACGAACTGGCCGCAGGGACCGGCAGTTTATGCTGATTCAGCGATTGTGATGGATATGAACAGTGGAGCGATCCTATATGGAAAGCAGATCGATAAGCCGCATTATCCGGCAAGTATTACAAAGCTTCTGACTACACTTGTTGCACTGGATCATGCGAAACTGACAGATAAAGTAGAATTTTCACAGGACAGTATTTCTTTCCTGCAGTACGGAGATGCTCATATTGGGATGCGTGCAGGAGAGGAATTGACGCTGGAAGATTCTTTATATGCCGTGTTGCTTGCATCTGCCAATGAAGTGTCGTATGCAGTTGCAGAGAGCGTTGGAAAGCAGATGGGCGGAGACTACAATACCTTTATAGAGGCGATGAATGAAGAGTCAGATGCACTGGGATGTACCGGCTCACACTGGACGAATGCAAATGGACTTCATGATGAGCAACATTATACGACAGCTCATGATATGGCTCTGATTGGGGCAGCAGTATATCAGAAAGAAGCATTTCGGACGATCGCACAGTCACTGACACATCAGATTCCACCGACCAATCTGGTAAATGAGGTGAGAACGGTCAATCAGAAGCATAAGATGCTCTGGCCACAGAATGCAAATTATTATGAGTATTGCAAAGGTGGAAAGACCGGTTATACAGATCAGGCAAGAACGACCCTGGTGACGATGGCAGATAACGGAGAGCTGCAGTTGGTTGCAGTGGTGCTATATGATTTCGGGTCAGATGCGTATACGGATACCAGAGCCATCTTTGATTATGGATTTAATAATTTCTCGAAAGTGATGCTGAAAGATCTGGAAAAAGCAGACGGAGTACGGTCATATAAAGATGAGGAAAATGCTTATGTAGTACTGCCCCCCAACGTGAAGTTTTCAGATCTGAAAGCGGAAGTTAAAGCAAAGGATGGTTCCGTCAATGAGGGAACCGTTACATATACCTATGAAGGACAGATCGTAGGGAAGGCAGATGTAACGCTGGATAATAAAAAGTCGGTAGAGAAACCGACAATAACAAAAGGAACAGAAAAGACTGGCACAACGACAGACAGGAAGGAGAAAGAGAGCAGGCCGGTGGTGCTTATCGCTGTGGTCGCAGTGGTTTTGGTACTTGTGACGGGAGCGGTTGCATGGATAAAATATAAGCAGGCAAAAAGCAGACGGCACAGGCGGAAAAGACATCGCAGAAAGACATCGCAGAAAAAGAAAAAACCTTGA
- a CDS encoding ISLre2 family transposase, whose translation MYNSIKYFEEECIKRFEKLEDDFIKNPKKLAEYVLGLTEELHNLGLKMIQESLEEMNQMLRKSPKRLQHWVVESHDTKQLITSLGAVTFEKTLFTNKETGESEYLLDRIMGLEKHERITEDALARMLKESVQTSYRRGGEETSLTTDVKKQTVKNKIHALEFPKNKEKPEKKKEVEYLYIEADEDHASLQFREKKGDLIENENHRKNNCLITKLVYVHEGIENEAPQSKRHKLVNPYYFCGTSYGEENAEFWDEVYEYINNHYDLDKVKKVYLSSDGGSWIKSGMKRIAGITYVLDEFHLEKYLIKLTSHMKDSKEDALDELRAAIRSKTKQDFEEIVDRLEDCLVDETGLKRIATGREYILSNWTAAKLRLRHQNRVKGSSTEGHVSHVLSNRMSSRPMGWSITGATKMAKLRAYELNGGDMLELVRYQKRDLQKAAGAEYDVLSSAQMIQSEKNRHGELGKYTEYISHSMSLQNKKIVNFNAHIWGL comes from the coding sequence ATGTACAACAGTATAAAATATTTTGAAGAAGAATGCATTAAAAGATTTGAAAAACTTGAGGATGATTTCATAAAAAATCCGAAAAAGCTTGCTGAGTACGTTCTGGGGCTCACAGAAGAATTGCATAACCTCGGACTGAAAATGATACAGGAATCCCTGGAAGAAATGAATCAGATGCTCAGAAAGAGCCCAAAACGTTTGCAACACTGGGTGGTTGAATCTCATGATACCAAGCAGCTGATTACATCACTGGGGGCAGTTACATTTGAAAAAACGTTATTCACGAATAAGGAAACAGGTGAAAGCGAGTATCTTCTTGATCGAATAATGGGGTTAGAGAAACATGAACGTATCACAGAAGACGCGCTAGCCAGAATGCTTAAGGAGTCTGTTCAGACCTCGTACAGACGTGGCGGAGAAGAAACAAGCCTGACAACAGATGTGAAAAAACAGACTGTAAAAAATAAGATCCATGCGCTTGAATTTCCTAAAAACAAGGAGAAGCCAGAAAAGAAAAAAGAGGTGGAATACCTCTATATCGAGGCGGATGAGGATCATGCGTCACTTCAGTTCAGAGAGAAAAAAGGTGATTTGATTGAAAACGAGAATCACCGGAAGAACAACTGTCTGATCACAAAGCTTGTCTATGTTCACGAAGGAATTGAAAACGAAGCACCTCAGAGCAAAAGACATAAACTCGTGAATCCGTATTACTTCTGTGGAACTAGTTATGGTGAAGAAAATGCGGAATTCTGGGATGAAGTTTATGAATATATCAACAACCATTATGACCTGGATAAAGTCAAAAAAGTATATCTGAGTTCAGATGGTGGAAGCTGGATTAAATCTGGAATGAAACGGATAGCAGGAATCACATATGTACTAGATGAATTTCATCTTGAGAAGTATCTGATCAAGTTGACCAGTCACATGAAGGACAGCAAGGAAGATGCACTAGATGAACTTCGTGCAGCGATTAGAAGTAAAACAAAACAGGACTTTGAGGAAATCGTTGATCGATTGGAAGATTGTCTGGTTGATGAAACAGGATTAAAACGAATTGCTACTGGCAGGGAATATATTCTGTCGAACTGGACAGCTGCTAAGCTACGTTTGAGACATCAGAACAGGGTAAAAGGAAGCAGCACCGAAGGGCATGTGAGTCATGTATTATCCAACAGAATGAGTTCAAGACCAATGGGCTGGAGTATTACAGGCGCAACAAAAATGGCAAAACTTAGAGCATATGAGCTCAATGGAGGAGATATGCTAGAACTGGTAAGATATCAAAAAAGAGATTTACAGAAAGCTGCAGGAGCCGAATATGATGTTCTGAGCAGCGCTCAGATGATCCAGTCAGAAAAAAACAGACATGGAGAACTTGGGAAATATACAGAGTACATTAGTCATAGCATGTCGCTACAAAATAAAAAGATCGTGAACTTTAATGCACATATATGGGGATTATAG
- a CDS encoding carbon-nitrogen hydrolase family protein produces MARIALFQNKNKGSVNENLNAGISAIKEAAENGADLILFPEVQLTEFFPQYPGQDVSGYACELDGEIIQAFQAACRENHIMAVPNVYLREGGHDYDASILIGRDGEIIGIQKMVHVAQAEHFYEQDYYTPSNDGFHVFDTDIGRIGIVVCFDRHYPESIRTEALMGADLILVPTVNEKAEPLTMFEWEIRVQAFQNSVAIAMCNRVGTEDDMQFAGESLVTDAYGNLICKAGDEEGGLYAEVDLKESSDLRNKKPYTQLRRTEDYL; encoded by the coding sequence ATGGCAAGAATTGCTTTATTCCAAAATAAAAATAAAGGAAGCGTGAATGAAAATCTGAATGCCGGGATCTCAGCAATCAAAGAGGCAGCAGAAAATGGTGCTGACCTGATTCTTTTTCCAGAAGTGCAGCTGACAGAGTTCTTCCCGCAATATCCCGGACAGGACGTTTCCGGATATGCCTGTGAACTTGACGGCGAGATTATACAGGCATTTCAGGCAGCCTGCAGGGAAAATCATATCATGGCAGTTCCAAATGTTTATCTGCGTGAAGGCGGGCACGATTATGATGCCAGTATTCTGATTGGGCGTGACGGCGAGATCATTGGTATTCAGAAGATGGTACATGTCGCACAGGCGGAGCATTTCTACGAGCAGGATTACTACACGCCATCCAATGACGGATTCCATGTGTTCGATACGGACATAGGCAGGATAGGAATCGTGGTTTGCTTTGATCGGCATTATCCGGAGAGTATCAGGACAGAAGCACTGATGGGTGCCGACCTAATCCTTGTGCCGACCGTTAACGAAAAGGCAGAGCCACTCACGATGTTTGAGTGGGAAATCAGGGTGCAGGCGTTTCAGAATTCTGTAGCCATCGCTATGTGCAACAGGGTAGGCACAGAGGACGACATGCAGTTTGCCGGTGAATCTTTGGTAACCGATGCTTATGGGAATCTGATCTGTAAGGCCGGTGACGAAGAAGGGGGGCTCTACGCAGAAGTGGATCTGAAAGAATCGTCCGATTTGCGGAATAAGAAGCCATATACCCAGCTGAGACGCACAGAAGACTATCTTTGA
- a CDS encoding DUF4230 domain-containing protein — MKNKSRKKKGAVPKINPLKVLTSIPGLIKGVIGIIVIVLIVFVIKKGFFDSKEGEVTTISQSSIEKILDISELSTLEYTYNAVAAGYDEDGKTLLYHVAYEGTVSAGIDFDKLKVKVNPDKKEIRITVPEAKILDCSVNEGSLKYIFEKDEYNTATISADAYKVSKEDLKKKANEETRITELAKENAISAISGLIEPWVDQVDDEYTVIIK, encoded by the coding sequence ATGAAGAACAAAAGTAGAAAAAAGAAAGGTGCTGTTCCCAAGATCAATCCTTTGAAAGTACTCACTTCCATTCCAGGATTGATAAAAGGAGTTATAGGAATTATAGTGATCGTTCTGATCGTATTTGTTATAAAAAAAGGATTTTTTGATTCAAAAGAAGGAGAGGTAACAACGATCAGTCAGTCATCGATTGAAAAAATTTTAGATATCAGTGAACTGTCTACACTTGAGTATACGTATAATGCGGTAGCAGCCGGTTATGATGAAGACGGAAAGACGCTTCTTTATCATGTGGCATATGAGGGAACTGTGAGTGCGGGAATTGATTTTGATAAACTGAAAGTGAAAGTGAATCCGGATAAAAAGGAAATAAGGATTACTGTTCCAGAGGCAAAAATTCTGGACTGTAGTGTCAATGAAGGGTCATTGAAATATATTTTCGAGAAAGATGAATATAATACTGCAACAATTTCTGCTGATGCGTACAAAGTCAGCAAAGAAGATCTGAAAAAGAAAGCAAATGAAGAAACCCGGATTACGGAGCTTGCAAAAGAAAATGCGATTTCTGCAATTTCCGGTCTGATTGAACCATGGGTTGATCAGGTGGATGATGAATATACAGTTATAATTAAGTGA
- a CDS encoding 3'-5' exonuclease — MNYLVIDLEMCKVPKDYRNKNYKYASEIIQIGAVLLDERYRRRDEICLYVHPEHGVIDNFIANMTGIKNRQIKNAPKLRERLLELTEWIGDREYQVFAWSNSDFSQLSHEVRSKKLQDEKIQSFMAPERWIDYQEVFGKKYSFEKAVSLQEALMLCDLTQDGRMHDGLDDALNTAKLIRKLELNPEYQLICRQTLTEEESDPLNICLGDLFAGLHIECA, encoded by the coding sequence ATGAATTATTTAGTAATAGACTTAGAGATGTGTAAAGTACCAAAGGATTATAGAAATAAGAATTATAAATACGCCAGTGAAATTATTCAGATTGGAGCGGTTCTCCTTGATGAACGATACAGAAGACGGGATGAGATCTGCTTATATGTTCATCCTGAACATGGAGTGATTGATAACTTTATCGCAAATATGACTGGAATCAAGAATCGGCAGATCAAGAATGCACCGAAATTAAGAGAGCGTCTTTTAGAATTGACAGAGTGGATTGGAGATAGAGAGTATCAGGTGTTTGCATGGAGCAACAGTGATTTTTCACAGTTGTCACATGAGGTCAGATCTAAGAAACTGCAGGATGAAAAAATCCAAAGCTTTATGGCCCCGGAAAGATGGATCGATTATCAGGAAGTTTTTGGAAAGAAATACAGTTTTGAAAAAGCAGTCAGTCTTCAGGAGGCTTTGATGCTCTGTGATCTTACGCAGGACGGAAGGATGCATGACGGACTGGATGATGCACTGAATACTGCTAAGCTGATCCGGAAGTTGGAACTGAATCCGGAGTATCAGTTGATTTGCCGGCAGACGCTGACGGAGGAAGAATCTGATCCGCTGAATATATGTCTGGGAGATTTATTTGCAGGATTGCATATTGAGTGTGCCTGA
- a CDS encoding DUF1430 domain-containing protein yields the protein MKAIKNLCLFCFLIFGILMQSEIFQDQLWNFSTAYFTSSRYEVASEDMSQFLKDVSETATENDVHIFSQYNEINNKYLSTLHIYGDDKVIRQTLKNTANIEESEYTALVSGITKVKFHNLSELQSTSVGYENFISYIGNEDNIISAYQKLSEKYSLTYPEYWNSTEKDMIFIIWGMIIALMIVLNVIEVVRRKKEVVVRVSLGESAGFIAFKAALFDVTFDIALFIVAKILLSNYISGAYENRLVTILYSIGIILSTIPYCSFCFFDIRKAFANATHKRGVDFLIYSLKFIAGVAAVFTITTNISSIHNNLFTNEHLLEEYYDANYFTVKTTDFNAEKEEAFWNKLYKNEYNTLKPVICLNILNDKNDVIYVNNHAKDMLQGFTKQINAVENESSDLIIFIPKNRYFAKNKQLAYDSLSHVLNHDNLQQLNIQYIEYSETEYFSYLDTSRINGIEKSKNPIIIYQANKDLAVNGGYLESYKAGAVLFQCDEKQLRNISKKYEDMLGNYQLVITNVHEQYLYNHTFLIKLVGFLSSLCTIVLLLNIMIIVTVSRLEFRENAMKISLMKIFGYSLFERHKTLLKMIVVENFVILVGMLIYSLLSVQTEVGISILVSSFMALIEFTIIFFNITIVEKTNIPKSLKGGCL from the coding sequence ATGAAAGCAATTAAAAACTTATGTTTGTTTTGTTTCCTGATTTTTGGAATACTTATGCAATCTGAAATATTTCAAGATCAGCTTTGGAACTTTTCTACAGCATATTTTACGTCATCACGCTATGAAGTTGCTAGTGAAGATATGTCGCAGTTTCTGAAAGATGTATCAGAAACTGCAACGGAGAATGATGTACATATTTTTTCTCAGTACAATGAAATCAATAATAAATACCTTTCAACACTTCATATTTATGGCGATGATAAAGTAATCAGACAAACATTAAAAAATACTGCAAACATAGAAGAATCAGAATATACCGCTTTAGTTTCCGGAATTACGAAAGTAAAATTTCATAATCTCTCAGAATTGCAAAGTACCTCTGTGGGTTATGAAAACTTTATCTCATACATAGGAAATGAGGACAATATTATCTCTGCATATCAGAAATTATCAGAAAAATATAGCTTAACTTATCCAGAATATTGGAATTCTACGGAAAAGGACATGATTTTTATTATATGGGGTATGATTATTGCATTGATGATTGTTCTAAATGTAATTGAAGTGGTTAGGCGAAAAAAAGAGGTTGTTGTACGAGTTTCCTTAGGAGAAAGTGCTGGTTTCATAGCATTTAAGGCTGCTTTATTCGATGTAACTTTTGACATTGCATTATTTATTGTTGCAAAAATATTGCTGTCAAATTATATATCGGGAGCATATGAGAATAGACTCGTCACAATTTTATATTCCATTGGAATTATTCTTTCCACTATTCCATATTGTTCTTTTTGCTTTTTTGATATTAGAAAGGCATTCGCAAATGCAACACACAAAAGAGGAGTGGATTTTTTAATTTATTCGTTAAAATTTATAGCAGGGGTAGCCGCTGTTTTTACAATTACCACTAATATTAGTAGTATTCATAATAACCTATTTACAAATGAACATTTGTTAGAAGAATATTATGATGCAAATTATTTTACCGTAAAGACTACTGATTTTAATGCTGAAAAAGAAGAAGCTTTTTGGAATAAACTATACAAGAATGAATATAACACATTAAAGCCTGTAATATGCTTGAATATTTTAAATGATAAAAATGATGTGATATATGTAAATAATCATGCAAAAGATATGTTACAAGGTTTTACGAAGCAGATAAATGCAGTAGAGAATGAATCTTCTGATTTGATTATTTTCATTCCAAAGAATAGATATTTTGCTAAAAACAAGCAATTAGCCTATGACTCCTTGAGCCATGTTTTAAATCATGATAATTTACAACAATTAAATATTCAGTACATAGAGTATAGCGAAACAGAATACTTTTCCTATTTAGATACAAGTAGAATAAATGGTATCGAAAAAAGCAAAAATCCGATAATTATTTATCAGGCAAACAAAGATTTAGCAGTCAATGGTGGGTATCTTGAAAGCTATAAAGCAGGAGCAGTTTTATTTCAATGTGATGAAAAACAGCTAAGAAATATCAGCAAAAAGTATGAAGATATGCTTGGAAATTATCAGCTAGTAATTACAAACGTACATGAACAGTATTTATATAATCACACATTTTTAATAAAACTCGTGGGATTTTTAAGTTCTCTTTGTACGATTGTATTGCTTTTAAATATTATGATTATTGTTACAGTAAGTAGACTAGAGTTCCGAGAAAATGCAATGAAAATTTCCTTGATGAAAATCTTTGGATATAGTTTATTTGAACGGCACAAAACACTTCTTAAAATGATTGTAGTGGAAAATTTTGTGATATTAGTAGGTATGCTTATCTATTCTTTATTATCGGTACAGACTGAAGTAGGAATTAGCATTCTTGTTAGTTCATTTATGGCACTAATAGAATTTACAATTATTTTCTTTAATATCACAATTGTTGAAAAAACAAACATACCGAAATCATTAAAAGGAGGTTGCTTATGA
- a CDS encoding DUF6040 family protein: MRSEKEKLRSANVTIEECQDKIRCLTQQRDYARTHQKIVEIPVEKPVLYKKCEACDRTAYQNAKARYETQKEQLAGQYKAKTVMFQTTLFLLAWYSLTTTLFQAVQSDVFLSDCKSFFHDAASFIQTFIGWTIDAGQSVAQISTKIPNEIIAGIIYWLLMILVVGICVAGTGILAILIEIKVIELYKKNCWDVITLLMILTSAAVIIYFGEVIKKALSINLLFFWLILQGIYLTIRRYISQDTD, translated from the coding sequence TTGCGGAGCGAGAAAGAGAAGCTGCGAAGCGCAAACGTCACGATAGAGGAATGTCAAGATAAAATACGATGCTTAACACAACAACGGGATTATGCCCGGACACATCAGAAAATCGTAGAGATACCGGTAGAAAAGCCGGTACTCTATAAAAAATGCGAAGCCTGTGACCGGACAGCCTATCAGAATGCAAAAGCAAGATACGAAACACAAAAAGAGCAACTTGCAGGACAATATAAAGCAAAAACGGTAATGTTCCAAACAACCTTGTTCCTTCTTGCATGGTATTCGCTGACAACCACTCTTTTTCAGGCAGTACAGTCAGATGTGTTCCTTTCCGATTGCAAATCATTCTTCCATGATGCAGCATCATTCATACAAACTTTTATCGGTTGGACGATTGATGCCGGGCAATCTGTGGCACAAATCAGCACAAAAATTCCAAATGAGATTATAGCCGGAATCATATATTGGTTATTGATGATATTGGTTGTTGGAATATGTGTGGCAGGGACAGGGATACTGGCAATACTGATAGAAATAAAGGTTATAGAATTATATAAGAAAAACTGTTGGGATGTTATTACCCTACTGATGATACTGACAAGTGCGGCTGTCATCATTTATTTTGGAGAAGTAATTAAAAAAGCATTATCAATAAATCTGTTGTTCTTTTGGTTAATTTTACAAGGAATATATCTTACAATTCGACGCTATATAAGTCAAGATACTGATTGA
- a CDS encoding ATP-binding cassette domain-containing protein, whose protein sequence is MITIENLCKAYNDKILFKNFHLEIPDSRFLVISGESGCGKSTLLNMIGGIETPDKGSIIVNGFDVAKKGKKQKYFKEVVGFLFQNFALLENKTVKENLEIIKKSGRTDISINEALEKVGLQKVINKKVYQLSGGEQQRVALARLMLKKCSIVLADEPTGSLDKKNSEIVMNILHELSEQGKTVIVVTHSEEIVAQEKHVLYL, encoded by the coding sequence ATGATAACAATTGAAAATCTATGCAAAGCATATAATGATAAAATTTTGTTCAAAAATTTTCATTTGGAAATTCCAGATAGCCGTTTTTTGGTAATTAGTGGCGAAAGTGGATGCGGAAAAAGTACTTTACTTAATATGATTGGAGGTATTGAAACTCCTGACAAAGGTTCTATTATTGTGAATGGTTTTGATGTGGCAAAAAAAGGAAAAAAGCAGAAATATTTCAAAGAAGTTGTTGGATTTTTATTTCAAAATTTTGCCCTTTTGGAAAACAAAACAGTAAAAGAAAATCTAGAAATAATAAAAAAATCAGGTAGAACGGATATTTCAATAAATGAAGCTCTTGAAAAAGTTGGTTTACAGAAAGTAATTAACAAAAAAGTCTATCAATTATCTGGTGGCGAACAGCAGAGAGTTGCGTTAGCTCGTTTAATGCTAAAGAAATGTTCGATTGTATTAGCAGACGAACCAACTGGTTCCTTAGACAAAAAAAATAGTGAGATTGTTATGAATATATTGCATGAGTTAAGTGAACAGGGAAAAACAGTTATTGTTGTAACTCATAGTGAAGAAATTGTAGCACAAGAAAAGCATGTTCTATATTTATAA
- a CDS encoding DUF4230 domain-containing protein codes for MKKKIITLSLIGILLISLLSGCGKSEDKEAAKSTEPDIMQVRSICKLATVECYYHNVAKSEKPAGTGIWHFGEKDRQFWIEYTGTVKLGIDMSKVQMKVNGTDVTVTIPEAEVQQVNVDDDSYNSDSYIFSEDGINKNEITAEDATGAVENARNEMIKTAEENTALLVNAQERAKKMIENYIMQLGETTGTEYQITWKYE; via the coding sequence ATGAAAAAGAAGATCATAACCCTTTCCCTGATCGGAATCCTGCTGATCAGTCTGTTAAGTGGATGCGGAAAATCAGAAGACAAAGAGGCAGCAAAAAGTACAGAGCCGGATATTATGCAGGTCCGTTCCATCTGTAAACTTGCAACAGTAGAATGTTATTATCATAATGTGGCAAAATCCGAAAAGCCGGCAGGTACGGGAATCTGGCATTTTGGGGAAAAGGACCGGCAATTCTGGATTGAATATACCGGAACGGTGAAACTTGGCATTGATATGTCGAAAGTGCAGATGAAAGTAAATGGAACCGATGTAACGGTCACAATTCCTGAAGCTGAAGTACAACAGGTAAATGTAGATGATGATTCGTATAATTCTGACTCCTATATTTTCAGTGAAGACGGGATTAATAAAAATGAAATTACTGCGGAAGATGCAACCGGTGCGGTAGAAAATGCAAGAAATGAAATGATAAAAACAGCAGAAGAGAATACAGCACTTCTTGTAAATGCACAGGAGCGGGCAAAAAAGATGATTGAGAATTATATCATGCAGCTTGGAGAAACGACGGGAACAGAATATCAGATCACATGGAAATATGAATGA
- a CDS encoding SdpI family protein codes for MGFWIFMLIMDLLLPFTMIGFGRYFMKKAPKEINSVFGYRTSMSMKNKDTWEFAHKYCGKVWYVCGMVMLPITVIFMLLVIGKNEDCVGSIGGIICGVQLIPLIGSILPTEIALKKNFDKNGTRR; via the coding sequence ATGGGGTTTTGGATTTTTATGTTGATTATGGATTTACTTCTTCCATTTACGATGATTGGTTTTGGAAGATATTTTATGAAAAAGGCTCCAAAGGAAATAAATTCAGTATTTGGATATCGGACTTCGATGTCTATGAAGAACAAAGACACATGGGAATTTGCTCATAAATATTGTGGTAAAGTCTGGTATGTCTGTGGAATGGTTATGTTGCCGATAACAGTAATATTCATGCTTTTAGTGATTGGGAAAAATGAAGATTGTGTTGGGAGTATAGGAGGAATTATCTGTGGTGTTCAACTTATTCCTTTAATTGGGTCTATTCTCCCAACAGAAATAGCTTTAAAAAAGAATTTTGATAAGAATGGAACAAGACGATAA
- a CDS encoding response regulator transcription factor, translated as MPDIIIVEDNKEIGTLLCDFLRKENYRVSLADTGGKGIIDIPENDEEHEWLAKQNFKNSVDDAYTGG; from the coding sequence ATGCCAGATATAATCATAGTAGAGGACAACAAAGAAATAGGTACACTGCTGTGCGATTTCTTGCGAAAAGAAAACTACAGAGTAAGCCTTGCTGATACAGGGGGAAAAGGCATTATCGATATTCCGGAGAATGATGAAGAGCACGAGTGGCTGGCAAAGCAGAATTTTAAGAACAGCGTCGATGATGCATATACAGGAGGATAA
- a CDS encoding DUF6061 family protein, translated as MRTIYAEYNINHDSIDVYTSAGYMLRIDCWKAEKNLKTTYGSECALTSLAVDEPLEYARLYLEGNLQMWVDAEDSLEL; from the coding sequence ATGAGAACAATTTATGCAGAATACAACATAAATCACGATAGTATTGATGTTTACACAAGTGCCGGATATATGCTTCGCATTGATTGCTGGAAAGCTGAAAAAAATCTAAAAACCACATACGGATCAGAATGTGCGCTTACTTCATTGGCTGTGGATGAGCCTTTGGAATATGCAAGATTATATCTTGAGGGTAATTTACAGATGTGGGTAGATGCAGAAGACTCACTAGAGTTATAA
- a CDS encoding GNAT family N-acetyltransferase — protein MNIRRAQEKDIPRLIELLEQVLQIHADIRPDIFIPGTTKYTNEELADMIKDDTKPIYVAAGDDDICMGYAFCQIRQQPFSNNMVPFTSLFIDDLCVDAKTRGQHIGEQLFEHVKSEAKRLGCYEVTLNVWSGNTSAEKFYEKMGLKTKERQMEYIL, from the coding sequence ATGAATATTAGAAGAGCACAGGAAAAAGACATACCAAGACTTATAGAATTGTTAGAGCAGGTGCTTCAGATCCATGCCGATATCAGACCGGATATTTTTATCCCAGGAACGACAAAATATACAAATGAAGAGCTTGCAGATATGATAAAGGACGATACAAAGCCGATATATGTTGCGGCAGGAGATGATGATATCTGCATGGGATACGCATTCTGTCAGATAAGACAGCAGCCGTTTTCCAACAACATGGTGCCGTTTACATCACTTTTCATAGATGATCTGTGTGTAGATGCAAAGACCAGAGGACAGCATATCGGAGAGCAGCTTTTTGAACATGTAAAGAGTGAGGCAAAGCGTCTCGGTTGCTACGAGGTCACCCTCAATGTATGGAGTGGAAACACATCTGCAGAGAAATTTTATGAGAAGATGGGGCTTAAGACAAAGGAACGCCAGATGGAATATATTTTATAG